A genomic segment from Nicotiana sylvestris chromosome 1, ASM39365v2, whole genome shotgun sequence encodes:
- the LOC104217906 gene encoding fructose-bisphosphate aldolase 1, chloroplastic-like: MASASLLKSSPTVLDKSEFVKGQSLRQTSVSVVRCHPTNAPSLTVRAASPYADELVKTAKTVASPGRGILAMDESNATCGKRLASIGLENTEANRQAYRTLLVTAPGLGQYISGAILFEETLYQSTVDGRKIVDVLVEQNIVPGIKVDKGLVPLAGSNDESWCQGLDGLASRTAAYYQQGARFAKWRTVVSIPNGPSALAVKEAAWGLARYAAISQDSGLVPIVEPEILLDGEHGIDRTFEVAQKVWAEVFFYLAENNVMFEGILLKPSMVTPGAECKDRATPQQVADYTLSLLQRRIPPAVPGIMFLSGGQSEVEATLNLNAMNQAPNPWHVSFSYARALQNTCLKTWGGQPENVKAAQDALLTRAKANSLAQLGKYTGEGESDEAKQGMFVKGYVY; this comes from the exons ATGGCCTCAGCATCTCTACTAAAATCATCCCCAACAGTTCTTGACAAGTCTGAGTTTGTAAAAGGGCAAAGCCTTCGTCAAACTTCTGTCTCAGTTGTTCGCTGCCACCCCACCAATGCTCCTTCTCTCACTGTCCGCGCTGCTTCTCCATATGCTGATGAGCTTGTTAAGACCGCT AAAACCGTTGCATCACCAGGACGCGGAATTTTGGCTATGGATGAATCCAATGCTACCTGTGGAAAGCGTTTGGCTTCCATTGGTTTGGAAAACACTGAGGCTAACCGCCAAGCTTACCGTACCCTGCTTGTGACAGCTCCAGGACTTGGACAGTACATCTCTGGTGCTATTCTTTTCGAGGAGACTCTCTACCAATCAACCGTTGATGGCCGCAAAATAGTTGATGTTCTTGTTGAACAAAACATTGTTCCTGGTATCAAAGTTGACAAG GGTTTGGTTCCCCTTGCTGGTTCAAATGATGAGTCATGGTGTCAAGGTCTTGATGGTCTTGCCTCCCGCACTGCTGCATACTACCAACAGGGTGCACGTTTCGCCAaatg GCGTACCGTGGTGAGCATTCCCAACGGACCATCTGCATTAGCTGTGAAGGAAGCAGCATGGGGCTTGGCTCGCTACGCTGCCATTTCTCAGGACAGTGGTTTGGTCCCAATTGTGGAGCCAGAGATTTTGTTAGACGGTGAACATGGTATTGACAGGACTTTTGAGGTAGCACAGAAGGTTTGGGCTGAGGTCTTCTTTTATTTGGCTGAGAACAATGTCATGTTCGAGGGTATCCTCCTGAAGCCGAGCATGGTCACCCCTGGTGCTGAATGCAAAGACAGGGCCACTCCTCAGCAAGTCGCGGACTATACTCTAAGTCTCCTTCAAAGGAGGATCCCCCCAGCTGTCCCTGGAATCATG TTCTTGTCTGGTGGGCAATCAGAAGTTGAGGCTACATTGAACTTGAATGCCATGAACCAAGCTCCAAACCCATGGCACGTATCGTTCTCATACGCGAGGGCTCTTCAGAACACTTGCTTGAAGACATGGGGAGGACAACCCGAAAATGTTAAGGCTGCTCAGGATGCTTTACTTACCAGAGCCAAAGCCAACTCTCTTGCTCAACTCGGAAAATACACCGGCGAGGGTGAATCAGATGAAGCTAAACAAGGAATGTTTGTAAAAGGCTATGTCTACTAA
- the LOC104217905 gene encoding uncharacterized protein, whose protein sequence is MAELLSMAMADDDDMKDVSVSPLDLNSIGGNESEDVLSPEDVAWADSCLIKDLAISDHDMDSSKHASPDAFPSQKIFSAVSRDDSPQESCIFPTVEETGISGMVDDTIDEVSPTNEQEGNTTRHRINNKDTDSSWSRINSENEFPPTYNEDLRSAEDSHSEVDSEFSTFVEENLADIFKVWELDIPDEEDELVKQFNKALAGSSLDSNPSEAENLGVLLDDKLLDDLISGLDDLSLSPISD, encoded by the coding sequence ATGGCTGAACTTCTCTCCATGGCCATGGCTGATGATGATGACATGAAAGATGTCAGTGTTTCTCCACTTGATCTAAATTCCATAGGTGGCAACGAGAGTGAAGATGTGCTTTCACCTGAGGATGTAGCATGGGCTGACTCATGCCTCATTAAAGATCTTGCTATATCGGACCATGACATGGATTCTTCGAAACATGCGTCACCGGACGCTTTTCCTTCCCAAAAAATCTTTTCTGCAGTCTCGAGGGATGACTCTCCTCAAGAATCTTGTATTTTCCCCACCGTCGAAGAGACAGGAATTTCAGGGATGGTAGATGACACCATTGATGAGGTTTCTCCAACCAATGAACAAGAAGGGAACACAACTCGTCATCGGATTAACAACAAAGATACAGATAGTTCTTGGTCCAGAATTAACTCAGAAAATGAATTTCCTCCCACCTATAACGAGGATCTGAGATCCGCTGAAGACTCCCATTCTGAAGTAGATTCAGAGTTTTCAACATTCGTTGAGGAAAATTTGGCTGACATATTCAAGGTCTGGGAACTTGACATTCCAGATGAGGAAGATGAACTTGTTAAACAGTTCAACAAAGCCCTCGCAGGAAGCTCCTTGGACTCCAACCCTTCAGAAGCCGAAAATCTTGGAGTACTGCTAGACGATAAGTTACTTGATGATCTCATTTCTGGCCTTGATGACCTGTCGTTGAGTCCAATAAGTGACTAA